The following proteins are encoded in a genomic region of Brachypodium distachyon strain Bd21 chromosome 1, Brachypodium_distachyon_v3.0, whole genome shotgun sequence:
- the LOC100821049 gene encoding probable inactive leucine-rich repeat receptor-like protein kinase At3g03770 isoform X1, translating to MAAIGSHFLFILSALLLASLPVTTQLQPSQIWSLLKVQQLLNRPPMLRHWRRSTDFCGGGGGTVATSAVAAVVCYGDTVTQLHIAGGATGAPPLPRNFSMAALVTTLSRLPDLTVLTLSGVGLWGPIPRALSRLASLEILNMSSNYLYGPIPLALSRLGALQTLILDNNMIGGELPGWIGGTTLPSLALLSLRNNSLSGPVPEELGRMPSLRSLALASNNLSGDLPDLRGLASLREIDVSGNSLGPAFPRLGRKVASVVLGRNRFAGGLPAAELGEFYLLEWLDVSRNRFVGPLPPALLSLPSLRYLNVAGNRFTGALSGDVPCGDNLRLLDLSLNLLTGSVPACLRPGGKTETVVISSENCFDGSDGSQQHPSSFCQNQALAVGIGAPQDKERKRASRHAGFVAGIVIAVLVAVSLVGVMAFFAVRKMAMDGAKTRPSVALVEEQHASSAYPSKLFADARYISQTVKLGALGIPSYRSFSLVELEAATNNFANSCLLGQDSYGEMYLGKLSNGAPVTIRSLKVKRNQSSQSFNRHIETISRLRHRHLVSALGHCFEYDLDDSTVTQLYLVFEYVHNGNLRSRISQGTEGRKLTWGQRISAAIGVAKGIQFLHARIIPGLFGNNLRINNILLDQNHVAKIGSYNIPILGEAAKIEGVAGSKHQADSTMLGDKIDIFDFGVILLELVSGKPITSIYEVEIMKELLLWAMAEEDRARRRSFVDPAMSKGCSEESLRTVMEICLRCLAKEAAHRPSVEDVLWNLQFATQVQDDWEGEIRSGGEGSPVSSSSRVNRSSRFSR from the exons ATGGCGGCCATTGGAAGCCATTTCCTGTTCATCTTGTCGGCATTGCTCCTTGCGTCGCTCCCGGTGACCACGCAGCTGCAGCCTTCCCAGATATGGTCTCTCCTGAAGGTCCAGCAGCTCCTGAACCGGCCCCCGATGCTCCGCCACTGGCGCCGCAGCACCGActtctgcggcggcggcggcggcaccgtggccacctccgccgtggccgccgtcgTGTGCTACGGCGACACGGTGACGCAGCTCCacatcgccggcggggccacaggcgccccgccgctgccccgcAACTTCTCCATGGCCGCCCTGGTCACCACGCTCTCCAGGCTCCCGGACCTCACGGTGCTCACCCTCTCCGGGGTCGGCCTCTGGGGCCCCATCCCGAGAGCGCTCTCGCGGCTCGCCTCGCTGGAGATCCTCAACATGAGCAGCAACTACCTCTACGGCCCCATCCCCCTCGCGCTCTCGCGGCTCGGGGCCCTGCAGACCCTAATCCTCGACAACAACATGATCGGCGGCGAATTGCCCGGCTGGATCGGGGGCACCACGCTGCCGTCGCTGGCCTTGCTCAGCCTGCGGAATAACTCGCTGTCGGGCCCCGTGCCGGAGGAGCTCGGGAGGATGCCCTCGCTCCGGTCGCTCGCGCTCGCGTCCAACAACCTCTCCGGCGACCTGCCGGACCTGCGAGGGCTCGCCAGCCTCCGGGAGATCGACGTCTCCGGGAACTCGCTCGGCCCGGCGTTCCCGCGGCTCGGGCGGAAGGTGGCGTCGGTCGTGCTTGGCCGGAACAGGTTCGCTGGCGGCCTCCCCGCCGCGGAGCTCGGCGAATTCTACCTGCTCGAGTGGCTCGATGTGTCGCGGAACCGCTTCGTGGGgccgctcccgccggcgctgctGTCGCTGCCGTCCCTCCGGTACCTCAACGTCGCCGGGAACAGGTTCACCGGcgcgctctccggtgatgTCCCCTGCGGCGACAACCTCCGGCTCCTCGACCTCTCTTTGAACCTGCTGACGGGGAGCGTCCCTGCCTGCTTGAGACCGGGAGGGAAGACGGAGACGGTGGTGATCTCGTCGGAGAACTGTTTCGACGGGAGCGACGGCTCTCAGCAGCACCCGTCGTCGTTTTGTCAGAACCAAGCCTTGGCCGTGGGGATAGGAGCTCCGCAAGacaaggagaggaagagagctTCCCGGCATGCAGGCTTCGTCGCTGGCATTGTAATTGCGGTTCTCGTCGCGGTTTCACTCGTCGGTGTCATGGCCTTCTTCGCCGTCAGGAAGATGGCCATGGACGGTGCCAAGACGAGGCCTTCCGTGGCGTTGGTGGAAGAACAGCATGCTTCTAGCGCCTACCCATCCAAGTTGTTCGCCGATGCAC GTTACATATCGCAGACAGTGAAGCTAGGAGCTCTGGGAATCCCATCATACAGATCATTTTCCTTGGTTGAACTCGAGGCAgcgacgaacaactttgcgaACTCCTGCCTGCTCGGGCAAGATTCTTATGGCGAG ATGTATCTGGGAAAGCTAAGCAATGGAGCCCCAGTGACAATCAGGAGCCTGAAGGTAAAGAGGAACCAGAGTTCCCAAAGCTTCAACCGCCACATCGAGACAATATCAAGGCTCAGGCATCGGCACCTGGTCAGCGCTCTAGGGCACTGCTTTGAGTATGATCTCGATGATTCAACCGTAACCCAGTTGTACCTCGTGTTTGAGTACGTGCACAATGGTAACTTGAGGAGCAGGATTTCGC AAGGAACTGAAGGACGGAAGCTTACCTGGGGACAGAGAATATCGGCCGCTATCGGTGTCGCCAAGGGCATTCAGTTCTTGCATGCAAGGATTATACCAGGTCTATTTGGGAACAATCTGAGGATCAATAACATTCTTCTAGACCAGAATCATGTAGCAAAAATCGGCAGCTACAATATACCCATCCTAGGAGAAGCTGCAAAAATAGAG GGAGTGGCTGGAAGCAAACACCAAGCTGATAG TACAATGCTCGGCGATAAGATCGacatatttgattttggggTGATCCTGCTTGAGCTTGTATCTGGAAAGCCAATCACATCCATATATGAGGTGGAAATAATGAAAGAACTG CTGCTATGGGCAATGGCTGAAGAGGACCgagccaggaggaggagctttGTGGACCCCGCTATGAGCAAGGGCTGTTCAGAAGAGTCATTGAGGACTGTCATGGAGATCTGCCTGAGGTGCCTGGCCAAGGAGGCGGCGCACCGGCCCTCGGTCGAGGATGTGCTTTGGAACCTCCAGTTCGCCACCCAGGTGCAGGATGACTGGGAGGGGGAGAtccggagcggcggcgaggggtcACCAGTGTCGTCGTCATCCCGGGTCAACAGGTCGTCCAGATTCAGCAGATAA
- the LOC100821049 gene encoding probable inactive leucine-rich repeat receptor-like protein kinase At3g03770 isoform X2, protein MAAIGSHFLFILSALLLASLPVTTQLQPSQIWSLLKVQQLLNRPPMLRHWRRSTDFCGGGGGTVATSAVAAVVCYGDTVTQLHIAGGATGAPPLPRNFSMAALVTTLSRLPDLTVLTLSGVGLWGPIPRALSRLASLEILNMSSNYLYGPIPLALSRLGALQTLILDNNMIGGELPGWIGGTTLPSLALLSLRNNSLSGPVPEELGRMPSLRSLALASNNLSGDLPDLRGLASLREIDVSGNSLGPAFPRLGRKVASVVLGRNRFAGGLPAAELGEFYLLEWLDVSRNRFVGPLPPALLSLPSLRYLNVAGNRFTGALSGDVPCGDNLRLLDLSLNLLTGSVPACLRPGGKTETVVISSENCFDGSDGSQQHPSSFCQNQALAVGIGAPQDKERKRASRHAGFVAGIVIAVLVAVSLVGVMAFFAVRKMAMDGAKTRPSVALVEEQHASSAYPSKLFADARYISQTVKLGALGIPSYRSFSLVELEAATNNFANSCLLGQDSYGEMYLGKLSNGAPVTIRSLKVKRNQSSQSFNRHIETISRLRHRHLVSALGHCFEYDLDDSTVTQLYLVFEYVHNGNLRSRISQGTEGRKLTWGQRISAAIGVAKGIQFLHARIIPGLFGNNLRINNILLDQNHVAKIGSYNIPILGEAAKIEGVAGSKHQADSTMLGDKIDIFDFGVILLELVSGKPITSIYEVEIMKELGTQTPESHSAAAAMGNG, encoded by the exons ATGGCGGCCATTGGAAGCCATTTCCTGTTCATCTTGTCGGCATTGCTCCTTGCGTCGCTCCCGGTGACCACGCAGCTGCAGCCTTCCCAGATATGGTCTCTCCTGAAGGTCCAGCAGCTCCTGAACCGGCCCCCGATGCTCCGCCACTGGCGCCGCAGCACCGActtctgcggcggcggcggcggcaccgtggccacctccgccgtggccgccgtcgTGTGCTACGGCGACACGGTGACGCAGCTCCacatcgccggcggggccacaggcgccccgccgctgccccgcAACTTCTCCATGGCCGCCCTGGTCACCACGCTCTCCAGGCTCCCGGACCTCACGGTGCTCACCCTCTCCGGGGTCGGCCTCTGGGGCCCCATCCCGAGAGCGCTCTCGCGGCTCGCCTCGCTGGAGATCCTCAACATGAGCAGCAACTACCTCTACGGCCCCATCCCCCTCGCGCTCTCGCGGCTCGGGGCCCTGCAGACCCTAATCCTCGACAACAACATGATCGGCGGCGAATTGCCCGGCTGGATCGGGGGCACCACGCTGCCGTCGCTGGCCTTGCTCAGCCTGCGGAATAACTCGCTGTCGGGCCCCGTGCCGGAGGAGCTCGGGAGGATGCCCTCGCTCCGGTCGCTCGCGCTCGCGTCCAACAACCTCTCCGGCGACCTGCCGGACCTGCGAGGGCTCGCCAGCCTCCGGGAGATCGACGTCTCCGGGAACTCGCTCGGCCCGGCGTTCCCGCGGCTCGGGCGGAAGGTGGCGTCGGTCGTGCTTGGCCGGAACAGGTTCGCTGGCGGCCTCCCCGCCGCGGAGCTCGGCGAATTCTACCTGCTCGAGTGGCTCGATGTGTCGCGGAACCGCTTCGTGGGgccgctcccgccggcgctgctGTCGCTGCCGTCCCTCCGGTACCTCAACGTCGCCGGGAACAGGTTCACCGGcgcgctctccggtgatgTCCCCTGCGGCGACAACCTCCGGCTCCTCGACCTCTCTTTGAACCTGCTGACGGGGAGCGTCCCTGCCTGCTTGAGACCGGGAGGGAAGACGGAGACGGTGGTGATCTCGTCGGAGAACTGTTTCGACGGGAGCGACGGCTCTCAGCAGCACCCGTCGTCGTTTTGTCAGAACCAAGCCTTGGCCGTGGGGATAGGAGCTCCGCAAGacaaggagaggaagagagctTCCCGGCATGCAGGCTTCGTCGCTGGCATTGTAATTGCGGTTCTCGTCGCGGTTTCACTCGTCGGTGTCATGGCCTTCTTCGCCGTCAGGAAGATGGCCATGGACGGTGCCAAGACGAGGCCTTCCGTGGCGTTGGTGGAAGAACAGCATGCTTCTAGCGCCTACCCATCCAAGTTGTTCGCCGATGCAC GTTACATATCGCAGACAGTGAAGCTAGGAGCTCTGGGAATCCCATCATACAGATCATTTTCCTTGGTTGAACTCGAGGCAgcgacgaacaactttgcgaACTCCTGCCTGCTCGGGCAAGATTCTTATGGCGAG ATGTATCTGGGAAAGCTAAGCAATGGAGCCCCAGTGACAATCAGGAGCCTGAAGGTAAAGAGGAACCAGAGTTCCCAAAGCTTCAACCGCCACATCGAGACAATATCAAGGCTCAGGCATCGGCACCTGGTCAGCGCTCTAGGGCACTGCTTTGAGTATGATCTCGATGATTCAACCGTAACCCAGTTGTACCTCGTGTTTGAGTACGTGCACAATGGTAACTTGAGGAGCAGGATTTCGC AAGGAACTGAAGGACGGAAGCTTACCTGGGGACAGAGAATATCGGCCGCTATCGGTGTCGCCAAGGGCATTCAGTTCTTGCATGCAAGGATTATACCAGGTCTATTTGGGAACAATCTGAGGATCAATAACATTCTTCTAGACCAGAATCATGTAGCAAAAATCGGCAGCTACAATATACCCATCCTAGGAGAAGCTGCAAAAATAGAG GGAGTGGCTGGAAGCAAACACCAAGCTGATAG TACAATGCTCGGCGATAAGATCGacatatttgattttggggTGATCCTGCTTGAGCTTGTATCTGGAAAGCCAATCACATCCATATATGAGGTGGAAATAATGAAAGAACTG GGAACGCAAACACCTGAGTCTCACTCTGCTGCAGCTGCTATGGGCAATGGCTGA